ACTACCAGTATGGACTGATGATTATCATTTTGATGTTATGAAGGTGCAGGTATGGCGTTAAAATTGAAAATTTATTTTATCCTGAAAATCTTCAAATCCTGGATATCCTGTTCACGTAGTGTGGCGTTAGACATTTCTGACAATATAAAGAATCCCAAAACTTACTATATATGCGCGAACAGATTTCTAGACATAACATAAGCATAGCCGAAAATCGAAACACTGTCAACCCCCCTAGCTGAAATCACCAAAACTCGTGCAATTATTGACATCATTCTCAATAACTGTGAGAATAGACCCCCCATTATTGACAAAGAACTTTTTTCCCAAAATCCCATACAAATAACTTATCTAAGATCCCCGACTTCTCAATGAGATGTTAAATTAATGACAAAGTTGATCTAAGAAGTCAGGGATCTGAATCAACCCTAGTATAATATTTAGTGAAACCCAAAATAATCAACTATTAAAAAAATGCCATCTACCGTTACCCTCACCATTACCACAGGGAAACTTTCAGGAAAACAATATATATTCGATAACCGCAGCACTTGTATTATTGGCAGAGGAGAAGATTGCAATTTGCAAATTGCCGATAATATTGATATGACAGTTTCTCGTTATCATTGCTTATTAGATATCAACCCACCAGAAATTAGAATCCGTGATTTAGGCAGTTTAAATGGGACGATGGTTAACGATAAAATCATCGGACAAAGGAAAGCAGAACAAACTCCAGAAGAAGCTGCAAAAATAGCTTTTCCAGAATATGATTTAGGTAATAATGATCAGGTAATAGTTGGAGATATTGTCTTTGATATTGGTGTAGAAACAGAACTAGAAAAACAGAAAACTCCGAATTTTATAGTTAAAGAAGAAAACAACAAACCTAATTTTTTTGATATTATTAAAAATCTCCTTAATTTAGCAAGTCAAGGAAATCAAAATCTTCAAGTAATTGCTAATTATCATCTAATCAAATCTTTAGGACAAGGTGGTTGTGGAGAAGTATTTTTAGCTCAACATACCCAAGCTAAAAAACTTGTGGCATTAAAATTAATGTTACCTCAAGTTGCGGCTAAAGAAATGGGTGTAAAAATGTTTTTGCGAGAAACAGAAAACACCAAATTTTTGCAACATCCTCATGTAGTCCAGTTATTAGATTATGGCTATGCCGAAAATACCTTTTTCTTCACAATGGAATATTGCGAAGGTGGGGATGTTTGGGATTTAATGGAAAAGTTAGGAGGACGTTTACCTGTTAACATGGCTGTTGATATCACCCTCCAAATTCTTGACGGTTTAATCTATGCTCATAACGTGGAAGTTCCTTATGTGAGATTAGCAGACGGAAGACTAGGAAAAGGTAAAGGTTTAGTACATCGAGACTTAAAACCCAATAATATTTTTATTACTAATATTGATGGTAAAATGATAGTGAAAATTGGCGATTATGGTTTAGCAAAAGCCTTTGATTTAGCTGGGTTGAGTGGACAAACCTTGACAGATACAAAAATGGGTACACCTGTATTTATGTGTCGTCAACAAGTGCTAGATTTCAAACACGCATTACCAGAAGTTGATGTGTGGGCAAGTGCAGCTTGTTTATATAATATGTTAACAGGAGATTTCCCCCGTAATTTTGTGGGAGATCCTTGGAATTGTATATTAATAAATAATCCCGTTCCCATTCGTCAACGTGATAGTAATATTCCTGAAAATTTAGCAAAAGTCATAGATTTGGCATTAACAGAAAAACCGCAAATTCATTTTCAATCTGCGGCTGATTTTAAAGCAGCTTTGTTAAAGTCTCTTTGATTTCTACTTCCTTAACACAACCACACAGATTTAATTCCCCCCAGTCGTTTTAGTGACTTGAGGATCTAAAACAATCCGTACCCCAGTTATATCTACATGATAAGTCCATGATTGACTTTTGACTTTGACAATTACTTCCCAACCTTTAACAGGATCAAATATTTGAGCGCAAACTTCACCGAAGTTAAACACACAGGAATTACTAAAAGTTTTCTGAGTTGATTGCATAATTTTCAAAGAACTTACCGCTAAACCAGAGCGTTTAGAAGCATCACTCAAAACCAGATTAGCGATTTTTTTCGGTAATTGATTACTACTAATTTTCGGATCTAACAGAACTTGTGAACCGGATTTATTGACATGATAAGTCCAAGATTGTTCTTTCACTTGGACAACTACAATCCAACCGGGAATAGGATTATATTCCTTTGTACAAACTTCCCCAAATTTAAAAATACAGGGATTACTAAAATTGGTAGATGTAACTTGAGTAATTTGCAAATCAGGAATTTTCACCCCAGAAACTCTAGAAGCATCCCTTAACACCACTTGAGAAATAGATTTGGGTAAGGTATTTTGGTTTAACTGTGACTGTTCTGGATTTTTAGCATTTGCAGATGTACTATTTTTAGTTACGCCTAAACTACAACCTAATAAGCTTGTGATCATGAAAACCAAAACAAAGATTTGCGGAAAACTGCGGTTAATGTACATTTGAGAAAATAGCCTAGTAATTAATTTCATAGAAATCTAAATTAACAATTGAATGATTTACTTTCCAAGAGGTTATTTGATAGCGAAGCGTGGCGTAGCCATAAAGTGTTTTGCTGTGACTGTAGGCACTTTTAGATCCCCCCTAACCCCCCTTAAAAAGGGGGGAACGGTCATCAAAGTCTCCCTTTTTAAGGGAGATTTAGAGGGATCTAAAACTTTTGATACATACAAGAGGATTTTTTAAACATATTCTAAATTCTAAATTCTTATATTCTTCCCATTGCCAAAAGTGCTGTTCCATAAGCTGCTTCTGTATTAATTGATGAAACAATTGGTACTTTTAAACAACGTTGACGAATAGCTGTCCAAGCAGGATTAGCAGCACCACCACCAGCTGTATAAATATGAGTCAATGAATCTGCACCTAAGTTTTGCAATAATTCATATCCTCGTGTTTCTATTCTAGCCATACTTTCTAATAAACCATGCAGAAATTCTTTATTGTCATCTGGACGTGGTTCTAGTCTTGGTAATAATTGGGGATCATTAATGGGAAAGCGATCGCCTGGTTTTAATAATGGATAATAATCTAAATCACTAGCTTGAGTTGGATCAATTTCCGCACTTAACCTCACCAACTCGACATCACTAAAGAAATGCTTCAAAACTGCACCACCTGTATTAGAAGCACCTCCAGTCAACCACAAATCTCCTAAACGATGACTATAAATTCCATATCGCGCATCTTCGATTCTGTGACGACTTAAAAGTTTTAGTACCAAAGTTGAACCCAGAGAAGTTACCGCTTCCCCCGGAAATTTAGCTCCACTGGCTAGAAAAGCCGCAATACTGTCAGTTGTGCCTGCAACCACCAAACAATCGCCTTTAAAGCCAAATTCAGCCACAATCTGGGGACATAATTCACCAATAGCCGTCCCCGGTGCTAAGACTTGTGGTAATTGGAGGGGAATTTGTAACTGTTCCAACCATTCGGGATATTGCAACTTTTCCACGTCATAACCCAGTTTTAACGCGTTGTGGTAATCGCTAATACCTAACTTTCCATGCAAAAGAAATCCCAGCCAATCGGCTTGATGCAATAGATATCTAGCTTTTGCAAAAGAAGGTAATTCCTGCATCCAGAGGAGTTTCGCTAGACTAGATGTAGCACTTAACACAGTGTGGTTAGGTGGTGCAATCCGGCTCAACCGTTCTAAAGCCGTTATCCCCCGACCATCGTTGTATAATAGCGGCGTGTCTACAGGCTCTCCAGCCCCATCAGTCAGCAAAATAGTGGAAGAAGTCCCATTAATAGCGATCGCCCTTATTTCCCGCCTTAACACCCCCGGAATTTGCCCTAAAAGACTCCATAGTGCCTCTCGCCAACATTCTACCCAATTTATCGTCCCAGTCTGCCAACAATGACGCATTTCGGACAGAATCGCACCTTCTTCATCAATTACCACACCCCTTGCGCCAGAAGTGCCAAAGTCAATACCAAGGGAGAAATTCATAGGGAACAGGGAACAGGGAACACCGGAACAGGTGGGAGGAAGATATTTGCCAATGACCAATGACTAATGACCACTGACCACTGACCACTGACAACTGACCAATGACTAATGACCACTGACCACTGACAACTGACAACTGACAAATTCAAAGTTTTTGTTGCATCTTGTAACAAGATGTTTCCTAATCTTGGCAAAACAGGGAAAAGTAGAAGAAGAAGTGCTGAAAATCAAGTTTAACTTAGGAGGATTTCCATCATGCCTATCTCAGATACTCAAGTTTACATTGCTTTGGTTGTGGCGCTAATTCCAGGAATTCTAGCTTGGCGGTTAGCTACAGAACTATACAAATAACACCAATGTAACTCCGTTACTGGTGATCAGCCCTAGTATCAGTAAGTGTGGTTTCCAAATGCTTGTGGTTCTAAGCTATGGGCATTTTGGAAATTGCACCTTACCTTACTAGGTAATATTTTATTCATCTTCATACTTGTATAAATTTCCCAAAAATGGAGTAATATGGCAGCTAAATTAAGCCGCAATTAGCACCTGTTTGCTTTTGACGGTCATTACCGTAAGTTAGCGAGCCTTTTGTTAGCACCATGAATGCGTTTCAACCCTCCAAACCTCCTCTACAGCCCGTAGAACAACGCCGATCTGTACCAAGACCTAAACGACATTTACGCCAGCGTGCTTATCAGATAATGGCACTGGAAACTACAGCTAAAGTAGCAGTTAATATAGTTATTAGTACAGCAGCGGTATCTGCTTTATTACAATTATTGCCTTATCATTGGTCACAACAGGATAAGTTACGAACAGTGCGTACCGAAGTAAAAGTTATGGAAGGACGGGTGCAAAATTTGCAGACAGAATTTAGCCGCAACTTTGATCCTGGTGAAGCTAAGAGTATTATGCAACAAAAGTCATTCCGTTTTGACCCTAATCAGCGTCCAGTTATATTGATGAATCAAGATCAGACTGTAACGGAACAATCTAATTCAGTGCCATAAAAGTGCAGACAACGTATTTAATCATCACAGTTATCAGGGTAACTACTGATGATGCCAGTTTATATTTCAGTAACGAAATTCAAATTTTCGAGTCAGTTTTACTTATGACTTCTAAAATTCTGAATTCTCCATTTTAACTATCTACCAAATTAGTCTTCAAAAAATAGCAACTCGTTTAACCAGTTTTCGAGTTGTAAACGCAAGCGATAACCGGAAACATCTTGATGATTTAAAGATGGTAGTTCTGCCAATGCGCGACGATAATCCGCGATCGCACAATTCCAATCACCCCAGAGATGATAAGTCCGTCCTCGTTCAGCCCAAATATTTCCTTTGAGTTGACCAAACAGCATCGCAATTTCTAAATTTTCAATGGCTTCCCCATACTCTCCTAAGTCACGTAAAGTAATACTGCGATTAATCCAAGCTCGGATATGATGGGGATTTAGGTCTAATGCTTGTTCATAATCAGCTAATGCGGCTGTTAACTCACCACAAGCGGCGTAATAATTAGCCCGATTATTGTAAGCACTAGCTAATTTAGAATTTAAGTCTAAGGCTTTGTTATAATCACAGATGGCTTTTTGGCTGTCACCACTTTGAAAATAAATTAGCCCTCGGTTATTGTAATCAACAGCATTTTCGGGATGATTGTCAATCAGGTGACTTAAAAGAGCGATCGCTTTAGTATAATCCCCTTGTTGTGCTAACTTCAAAGCACAAGAGCGTAAATAACGTTCCTCTAACATTGATTCATTACCATCCTGTAACTGTACACATTGATGACAAGGATTGTTTTTATCAAAAAGAGATACTTGATTGTTTTGAATACCAGAATTTAAAAAAGAGTGCTTATTCATACGTTGCCTACTTGGTTTACTTGGTTTGTCAAATAAAGTTACAGTTTTTGTGTCCTGATGGCTCTAAGATTATTGAAGGACGTGGATTTTACATCCAGCAACACATGAGCCATAAATCTAATCATGTATACTTCATACCCAAGTTCAATTCCCGAATCAGTAAAATTCTAAAGAATGGAAGTGTAAATTTTAGTGATGACTCAGAAGAGGTAAGAGAAGTTTTACCAATAACAACTGACAACTAACAACCGACAAACCCCTATTTACCAATTCTAGAAGAGACATTTATAATGACAACAATAATTGCTTATGCTGATGCTACCGATCTTAATACCGATGACTATATTGTTCTTGGTTTAGCTACGTGCTTCTATAAAGAAGATGGGGAAGTGCATCAAATTGAAGTGATAGAACCCATTCCTTCAGCAGCTTTAGAAGCTATATGTAAACAGATTCCCACCTCTTACAGACTGGCTTATGCAACAAATTTGGGATCTGTATTAGATGGTGATAAAATGCTGTTGCCAGAAGCTTTCCCGGAGTCGGCGCAATTTGGGGATGAATTTCCATTACGCTTATTTTCTACCGCTCGTACCTATAAGCGCCGTGAAGTAGCCCAAAATCTCATTCCTTTGGGAACTACTAAAACGGATTTGAATTATTCCATAGAGCGCAAACGGGTGCTAAATGCAGCTAGAGTTGTCACCAAAGACGATAACGTGAAACAACACTCCCATACTCACAAAGTTCTTTAATTTCTGATAACTAAAGACTATATCTGAACGTCCCGCATTTCAAAAAAGTATCGGTGGACGAAAGTAATTGGTCATTGGTAATTGGTAATTGGTCATTGGTCATTGGTCATTGGTAATTGGTCATTGGTCATTGGTAATTGGTCATTGGTAATTGGTAATTGGTAATTGGTAATTGGTAATTGGTAATTGGTAATTGGTCATTGGTAATTGGTCATTGGTAATTGGTAATTGGTCATTGGTAAAAATTTATTACTCCCTTTTCTCGATGACTAATAACTAATAACTAATGACTAATGACTAATGACTAATGACTAATGACTAATGACTAATGACTAATGACTAATGACTAATGACTAATGACTAATGACTAATGACTAATGACTAATGACTAATGACTAATGACTAATGACTAATGACTAATGACTAATGACTAATGACTAATGACTAATGACTAATGACTAATGACTAATGACTAATGACTAATGACTAATGACTAATGACTAATGACTAATGACTAATGACTAATGACTAATGACTAATGACTAATGACTAATGACTAATGACTAATGACTAATGACTAATGACTAATGACTAATGACTAATGACCAATGACTCTTTAACGATAATTTGTAAATTGCAAAGCAACAGGAAAGTCTTCTTGTTTAAGACGTTGGATAACGAGTTGTAAATCATCTTTGGATTTGGCTATCACCCTCACAGCGTCACCTTGAATTGATGCTTGAACCTTTTTAATTTCGTCCCGAATCAATTTAGAAATTTGTTTGGCAATTTCTTGACTGATACCTTTTTTGAGGGTGATTTCTTGACGGACACGATTACCACTGGCAGATTCAACTTTACCAAATTCAAATATTTTTTGGGAAAGGTTACGCTTTGCAGCTTTTTCCCGCAGGATGGTATGGACAGATTCTAAAGTAAAGTCACTATCAGTAGCAATGGTAATGTTTTCTTCACCTAATTCAATTGTGGTTTTCGTGTCTTTAAGATCGTAACGGCTTTTAACGTCTCTGACGACTTGATCAATAGTATTAACTAATTCTTGTCTATCAAAGTCGCTGACAATATCAAAGGAAAAAGAAGAAGCCATAAATAAAACTGGTAATTGGTAATTGGTAATTGGTAATTGGTAATTGGTAATTGGTTAGATTATTCTAACGCGCTCCTTTTCTTCAATTCTTTATTTTGACTCCTGATGCCTGACTCCAATTATTTGATTTGCATGAGACTCAGGAAAAAAAGAGTTCCAGAACTAAAAGAAGCAATACCAAACATAAGCGATCGCAACAGGGGTATATTTGCAATATAGAAAATAGAGTATAGCAAACGAGCAATGATAAAGGCTATCGCTGCGTTTGCTGCTTGGGGAGAATTCACTCCAGTGACATAAGCCATTAAGGCTGCTGCTGCAAAAACCATAAACCCTTCAAAGGAGTTTTCATGGGCCCATGTTGCTCGTTGGGCATAGGGTGGCAACTTATCAAACATGGCGCGAGGAGCAGAAAGATCGTATCCTACTTGCACTCTAGCAAAAGCTACTAATAAATAGGGTAGATAAATGAGAATAGCTGCGCCGACAATAGAGTATAAAAAAATAGCAGGTACTGGTAATAGAGATAGAGACATTCAACTAAATTTAATAGGGTACTTGGTTCGGTATTGATCATTTTTTATCAATGGATAAGGGGTAATTTAGTCAAGTCATTACCCTTTACCCAATAAATTCCCATCTCCATTATTGGCTTTGCAAAAACTACAGTTCACTCTAGTCAAAGTAGAAGAGTGTTACCACTTTTCGCTGTTCTTCGGCATCACTACAGGTTTGTAGCAGAGTGCGACTATCGTGAAATGCAAAGCAGATGAGTTGTTGACAACGAGAGACGATTTCTTTGTTACATAAGTAACTCGCTTCAGCTAAGGACAGGTTATCATTGCTGGGATTTTCCACCAGGTGCATGACTTGTTCTAATTGCTGGCGCGATTCGTGGGGTTGGCGTTCCAAGCTCTGGGGTAAAATTACCGTGAGTAAGTTGGGATCAGCCTTTGTTGCGCCCCGGATGGCCGCAGAGTTTGTGCCTGTAGCACCAGATGTAATGATGCGGTTGCCCGATAGAATCAGGGCATAACTCATCATTTCAATGAGGTTCTGATGGGTAATTGGCACATGACGAGAACCTAGCAAGGCAATCCGCTTAGAACCTGTTTGCTGGATAGTTGCTAGTTCTTGGGCTAATGTATCGAGGTTAATAGTTTCTATTGACTGACTCAAAGATTGAAGATCATGAGATTAAACAACCTAGATATTGTACCAAACAGCGTGTAGATGGCAACCTAACTAGAGTTACATATTTATGAAACAGGAGTCAGAAAGAAGGAGTCAGGAGTCACCGAGTCAGGAGTCAGGAGGAAGAAAGAAGGAGGAAGAGGGAAGGAGGAAGAAGGAAGAAGGATCAGAAGAAACGTAGGTTCTGTTGCACAATAGCTTACAAAACACCGACACCTTTTAAGCCAGTCCAACCGATAACGATGTAACCAATGGATAACAATAAACTACTAATACCAGTCCGTAATTCTTTCCAGGCATCTTCCTGAGTTTTTTGCAACTGTTGTTGTTTTTGAGTACGAATTTGGGTAATTTTCTGGGTTGCTTCCTGACTAATTTTGTTGCTTCTCTGGGTTGCCAGGGCTGCTAGTTGTTGAGGATCTGTTTGCTGGCTGATAAAATCATCTAAAGCTTGAGGATTTACTTTATATTGCTTGAGTAAATTCTTTTGTGCGTCAGGTAATTGTTTATTGTTAAGTGCCTGATTATACTTCTTTTCATCCTTGATCAGTTCATTTAACTGAGTAGCTAATTGCTGTTTTAATACCGGGCGTTGTTTCTCTACAGCCGCTTTTATCTGTTCATTACCAAATTGATTTTGTATTTGTGCTAATTGATTTTTAATTTCTGTTTGCTCTTGTGTTAATTGATTGTTAATTTGGCTTTCCAACTGTTGGGCTTCTTGGTTAATCCGTGTTAATGCCTGACTCTTTACTTCATTGACGTTAATGAGGTGTAGAGGAAAAATTAATAAAAATATCAGCCCCAACAAACTAGAGAAGATAAAAAGTGGCAACTTTAGACGCGCAGATGAGCGATGGCTACTGTCACCAACTCTATCAACCCAATATGCCGTTAAAATTGCTCCTAAACCAAGCATGGGGATAATACCACGCTCTACAAGACTTCTAGATACGTTGATTTGCCAGAGTTTATCTGTAGGTTGCAAAGGTAATAATAAAAATAGAAAGTCTAGAAGAAAAGACAATACACAGATTATGCCGATTAATTTCAGCAAACCCGATGTATTAGAGGATGTAGTACGAGTAGTCATATTTATTCACAGTGTGCATACATTAAATTAATTAGCATATTTAACTTTTACTTTCATCAACAGTGTTAAAGTTTTTCTCGCCATCCTTTTACCTTGTGTCGTAACTCTGCATCTAACCAGTGATCAAACTGGGGATACAGTGGTAAACGTGGGACTAATTCCCAGCCCCCAGACTCTAAAATACTTCTCAGTTCCTCTGCCTGTAAATGGGGATAATCAGGATTAACTTCATCCTTGGGCCCTATTCCTCCCAAATCTCTAGCCCCAGCAGCTATACAAGCAAGTAACCAATTTCCATCTTCAACTAAATTTGGGGGAATCTGAATTATTATATCTGCTGGTAAAATTTCCCGCGCTCTAGTAATAACTTCCGGTAATTGATGGGGATTAAATGGTGGCGCGTCAAAGCTTTGCACAGTTCCGGGGCTGTGGGGTTGAAGAATTACCTCTTGAATATGATGGTAATGGGCATGAGATTCAGAAATAGCCGCTAAAGTTTCCCACCAATCTGCCTCAGTTTCCCCTATTCCTAAAAGTAACCCGGTGGTAAAAGGGATTTTTAACTCTCCGGCCCATTGTAATTGTTGCGATCGCACTTGGGGCAATTTACTCGGTGCATGACGATGGACAGTATTTAATAGTTTTGGTGTCAACTGCTCCAACATCAACCCCATTGACACATTCACAGTTTTGAGTTTTTCCATTTCTGCCCAACTCAGTGGACCAACGTTAGTATGAGGTAAAAATCCCATTTCTAGTGCTAATGCACACAAATCATAAATTCGTTGAAACCACGCTTCCCGTCTAGCTGAATGGGGATGAACTTCACCACTAAGCATGAGGATTTCACAGATATTTTGATTTTTGAGTTGTAATAAAGTTTTTTCAGCTTCCGCAAGAGTCAACCAAGGACTTTGACCCGGTTCGGTGCGAAAATTGCAATATGTACATCTATTAAAACATTCATAAGTGGGAACAACCGTATAAGCAGGGCTATAAGTGACAATATTTTGATTAGATAGAGACATATTGAGCAATTAAAAATTAAAAATAAAACTGAAATACTGACTAGCACCGCAGGGCGGAAGTCAAAAGTCAAAAGTCAAAAGTCAAAAGTCAAAACGAATACAGTATAGGCTTTTGGGAGATTTATCATGGTTGGTTTATTTACGCCGTGCTGTACTAGTAGTCTGTCAAGAACTAATTGACGGGTTCATTCGTTACCATTTTGATTCTTCCTTCTTCCTTCGTGTCCTTCGCTCCTTCGTGGTTCGTTTCTTATCCGTCAAAATTTATTTGACAGACTACTAGTAGGGGCGCAAGGCTTGCGCCCAGGAATTCAATGATCAGTTAGTTTACGAGAAAATCAAAAATTGTTACAAAAAAAATAATCCTGAAAAACCTTACTCTGTCTAGTTTATTGCCATTTGGATTACCCAGTTAGCAAGATTTATTAAAAAATATTACGAAAACCCCTTTACAAATCGAAACATAAGGGCTACTATAAATTCATCAGGTAGAAACGCCTACCAAAACATACATACCTCAAACGCAATTATAAACACATGACCACAACTTTACAACAGCGCGAAAGTGCTAACGTATGGGATAACTTTTGTGAATGGATCACCAGCACCGACAACCGGATTTATATCGGTTGGTTCGGCGTTCTCATGATTCCTACCCTGTTAGCTGCTACCACCTGCTTCATCATCGCTTTCATCGCTGCGCCTCCCGTTGACATTGACGGTATCCGTGAGCCAGTTGCAGGTTCTTTAATGTACGGAAACAACATCATCTCTGGTGCAGTTGTTCCTTCTTCTAACGCTATCGGTTTGCACTTCTACCCAATCTGGGAAGCAGCTTCCTTAGATGAGTGGTTGTATAACGGTGGTCCTTACCAATTGGTAGTTTTCCACTTCTTGATCGGTGCAGCTTGCTACTTAGGTCGTGAGTGGGAACTTTCTTACCGTTTAGGTATGCGTCCTTGGATCTGCGTAGCTTTCTCTGCACCTTTAGCAGCAGCAACCGCAGTATTCTTGATTTACCCAATTGGTCAAGGTTCATTCTCCGACGGTATGCCTTTGGGTATCTCCGGAACATTCAACTTCATGATCGTGTTCCAAGCTGAACACAACATTCTGATGCACCCCTTCCATATGTTGGGTGTAGCTGGTGTATTCGGTGGTTCTTTGTTCTCTGCAATGCACGGTTCTTTGGTAACTTCTTCCTTAGTTAAGGAAACAACTGAAACCGAATCTCAAAACTACGGTTATAAGTTCGGTCAAGAAGAAGAAACCTACAACATCGTTGCAGCTCACGGCTACTTCGGTCGCTTGATTTTCCAATACGCTTCTTTTAACAACAGCCGTCAACTACACTTCTTACTCGCTGCATGGCCAGTAATTGGTATTTGGTTCACCGCTTTGGGCGTTAGCACAATGGCATTCAACTTGAACGGTTTCAACTTCAACCAATCCATCATTGATTCTCAAGGTCGCGTTGTAGCTACCTGGGCTGATGTAATCAACCGCGCTAACTTGGGTATGGAAGTAATGCACGAGCGTAACGCTCACAACTTCCCCCTAGACTTAGCTGCTAGTGAAGTTGCTCCTGTTGCTTTGACTGCTCCTGCAATCAACGGTTAATAAGTTTAGTTAAATGAAAAACGCTCTCCAATCATGGAGGGCGTTTTTTTGTCTTCACTTTTCACATTCGCGCTTAGTCACATAATGCCGATAGCGAAACATTGCT
The window above is part of the Dolichospermum sp. DET69 genome. Proteins encoded here:
- a CDS encoding protein kinase, whose translation is MPSTVTLTITTGKLSGKQYIFDNRSTCIIGRGEDCNLQIADNIDMTVSRYHCLLDINPPEIRIRDLGSLNGTMVNDKIIGQRKAEQTPEEAAKIAFPEYDLGNNDQVIVGDIVFDIGVETELEKQKTPNFIVKEENNKPNFFDIIKNLLNLASQGNQNLQVIANYHLIKSLGQGGCGEVFLAQHTQAKKLVALKLMLPQVAAKEMGVKMFLRETENTKFLQHPHVVQLLDYGYAENTFFFTMEYCEGGDVWDLMEKLGGRLPVNMAVDITLQILDGLIYAHNVEVPYVRLADGRLGKGKGLVHRDLKPNNIFITNIDGKMIVKIGDYGLAKAFDLAGLSGQTLTDTKMGTPVFMCRQQVLDFKHALPEVDVWASAACLYNMLTGDFPRNFVGDPWNCILINNPVPIRQRDSNIPENLAKVIDLALTEKPQIHFQSAADFKAALLKSL
- a CDS encoding FGGY-family carbohydrate kinase, whose translation is MNFSLGIDFGTSGARGVVIDEEGAILSEMRHCWQTGTINWVECWREALWSLLGQIPGVLRREIRAIAINGTSSTILLTDGAGEPVDTPLLYNDGRGITALERLSRIAPPNHTVLSATSSLAKLLWMQELPSFAKARYLLHQADWLGFLLHGKLGISDYHNALKLGYDVEKLQYPEWLEQLQIPLQLPQVLAPGTAIGELCPQIVAEFGFKGDCLVVAGTTDSIAAFLASGAKFPGEAVTSLGSTLVLKLLSRHRIEDARYGIYSHRLGDLWLTGGASNTGGAVLKHFFSDVELVRLSAEIDPTQASDLDYYPLLKPGDRFPINDPQLLPRLEPRPDDNKEFLHGLLESMARIETRGYELLQNLGADSLTHIYTAGGGAANPAWTAIRQRCLKVPIVSSINTEAAYGTALLAMGRI
- a CDS encoding photosystem I reaction center subunit XII — encoded protein: MPISDTQVYIALVVALIPGILAWRLATELYK
- a CDS encoding tetratricopeptide repeat protein, with the protein product MNKHSFLNSGIQNNQVSLFDKNNPCHQCVQLQDGNESMLEERYLRSCALKLAQQGDYTKAIALLSHLIDNHPENAVDYNNRGLIYFQSGDSQKAICDYNKALDLNSKLASAYNNRANYYAACGELTAALADYEQALDLNPHHIRAWINRSITLRDLGEYGEAIENLEIAMLFGQLKGNIWAERGRTYHLWGDWNCAIADYRRALAELPSLNHQDVSGYRLRLQLENWLNELLFFED
- a CDS encoding YajQ family cyclic di-GMP-binding protein, with the translated sequence MASSFSFDIVSDFDRQELVNTIDQVVRDVKSRYDLKDTKTTIELGEENITIATDSDFTLESVHTILREKAAKRNLSQKIFEFGKVESASGNRVRQEITLKKGISQEIAKQISKLIRDEIKKVQASIQGDAVRVIAKSKDDLQLVIQRLKQEDFPVALQFTNYR
- a CDS encoding MAPEG family protein, producing the protein MSLSLLPVPAIFLYSIVGAAILIYLPYLLVAFARVQVGYDLSAPRAMFDKLPPYAQRATWAHENSFEGFMVFAAAALMAYVTGVNSPQAANAAIAFIIARLLYSIFYIANIPLLRSLMFGIASFSSGTLFFLSLMQIK
- a CDS encoding DNA recombination-mediator protein A — its product is MSQSIETINLDTLAQELATIQQTGSKRIALLGSRHVPITHQNLIEMMSYALILSGNRIITSGATGTNSAAIRGATKADPNLLTVILPQSLERQPHESRQQLEQVMHLVENPSNDNLSLAEASYLCNKEIVSRCQQLICFAFHDSRTLLQTCSDAEEQRKVVTLFYFD
- a CDS encoding HpsJ family protein; its protein translation is MTTRTTSSNTSGLLKLIGIICVLSFLLDFLFLLLPLQPTDKLWQINVSRSLVERGIIPMLGLGAILTAYWVDRVGDSSHRSSARLKLPLFIFSSLLGLIFLLIFPLHLINVNEVKSQALTRINQEAQQLESQINNQLTQEQTEIKNQLAQIQNQFGNEQIKAAVEKQRPVLKQQLATQLNELIKDEKKYNQALNNKQLPDAQKNLLKQYKVNPQALDDFISQQTDPQQLAALATQRSNKISQEATQKITQIRTQKQQQLQKTQEDAWKELRTGISSLLLSIGYIVIGWTGLKGVGVL
- the cofG gene encoding 7,8-didemethyl-8-hydroxy-5-deazariboflavin synthase subunit CofG — its product is MSLSNQNIVTYSPAYTVVPTYECFNRCTYCNFRTEPGQSPWLTLAEAEKTLLQLKNQNICEILMLSGEVHPHSARREAWFQRIYDLCALALEMGFLPHTNVGPLSWAEMEKLKTVNVSMGLMLEQLTPKLLNTVHRHAPSKLPQVRSQQLQWAGELKIPFTTGLLLGIGETEADWWETLAAISESHAHYHHIQEVILQPHSPGTVQSFDAPPFNPHQLPEVITRAREILPADIIIQIPPNLVEDGNWLLACIAAGARDLGGIGPKDEVNPDYPHLQAEELRSILESGGWELVPRLPLYPQFDHWLDAELRHKVKGWREKL
- the psbA gene encoding photosystem II q(b) protein; this translates as MTTTLQQRESANVWDNFCEWITSTDNRIYIGWFGVLMIPTLLAATTCFIIAFIAAPPVDIDGIREPVAGSLMYGNNIISGAVVPSSNAIGLHFYPIWEAASLDEWLYNGGPYQLVVFHFLIGAACYLGREWELSYRLGMRPWICVAFSAPLAAATAVFLIYPIGQGSFSDGMPLGISGTFNFMIVFQAEHNILMHPFHMLGVAGVFGGSLFSAMHGSLVTSSLVKETTETESQNYGYKFGQEEETYNIVAAHGYFGRLIFQYASFNNSRQLHFLLAAWPVIGIWFTALGVSTMAFNLNGFNFNQSIIDSQGRVVATWADVINRANLGMEVMHERNAHNFPLDLAASEVAPVALTAPAING